The Gillisia sp. Hel_I_86 genome has a segment encoding these proteins:
- a CDS encoding potassium channel family protein — protein MQDFFKVKGFYKKLLFSSLPAVALVLAVLAGYLSLSEQMIGLPWVLYVIATLALMKCSFIVRLTFSQLNKILGQSHYLIHVLFLFGLLISLIILSFTTDYLALYLLDHQHFKSNALGASPLYILFFEFFYFSLITFSTVGYGDIVALSHIAKLLVVMEVLLYFFVMVFGVANINRINIKDE, from the coding sequence ATGCAAGACTTTTTCAAGGTCAAGGGATTTTACAAAAAATTGTTATTCAGTTCACTCCCTGCCGTTGCCTTGGTATTAGCCGTTTTGGCAGGATATCTTTCTTTGAGTGAACAAATGATCGGGTTGCCCTGGGTGCTATACGTCATTGCCACCTTGGCTTTGATGAAATGCTCATTTATCGTACGCCTTACCTTTAGCCAACTGAATAAAATCCTGGGACAAAGCCACTATCTCATCCATGTGCTTTTTTTATTTGGCCTGTTGATCAGCTTGATTATTTTATCGTTCACTACAGATTACCTTGCGCTTTACCTTCTGGATCATCAACATTTTAAAAGCAATGCTCTGGGCGCTTCTCCTTTGTATATCCTGTTTTTTGAATTTTTTTATTTCAGTTTGATAACTTTTTCCACCGTGGGTTATGGCGATATCGTAGCCCTTTCCCATATCGCAAAATTGCTTGTGGTAATGGAGGTGCTGCTGTACTTTTTTGTAATGGTTTTTGGGGTAGCCAACATCAACAGGATTAACATCAAAGATGAATGA
- a CDS encoding NuoM family protein, with amino-acid sequence MMTNFPLLSITLFLPLLGAILLMAFKTGRKGTNIIAVGTAFLTLLGTLGMAWRGLGTGFSQVEEVAWIPQLDVAYRVGIDGISFTLVLLTGILFLSSIVFSTKIKQKPRAYMALFLMLETACLGVFMSLDLLLFYVFFEITLVGMYFIIVGWGHENAKKAGVMFFIYTLVGSLLLLLAFLALYLNADPRTFDMRALIENPPVTGGIAVFTFWALFLAFAIKTPLFPFHSWLPLAHTEAPAAGSAILAGILLKLGAYGFIRFMLQMTPEMFREFAWVVMAVAVFSVVYGALVAMAQTDLKRMVAYTSINHMGYLVFGVAVAAVGSESAGIRGLDGATLQMFSHGIVTGLLFLLIGAIQDRVTTREIPVLKGLLKSYPLLSGFFVVAAFASLGLPGLAHFPAEFQIFLGGFEDYPWAVVIMLLGLVIISATYVRSIQRSFMGAADRNILKMVKDLNARELLAFVPLLILIILTGVYPDWILKYIHETVKLLM; translated from the coding sequence ATGATGACAAACTTCCCTTTACTGAGTATCACGCTATTTTTGCCGCTGCTTGGCGCGATTTTGCTGATGGCTTTTAAAACCGGCCGGAAAGGCACCAACATTATCGCTGTGGGAACGGCCTTTCTTACTTTGCTAGGAACACTGGGTATGGCCTGGCGCGGGCTGGGGACCGGGTTTTCCCAGGTAGAGGAAGTGGCCTGGATCCCGCAACTGGATGTGGCTTACCGCGTGGGAATAGATGGAATAAGTTTTACGCTGGTACTGCTTACGGGCATCTTATTTTTGAGCAGCATTGTTTTTTCAACAAAGATCAAGCAGAAACCCCGCGCATATATGGCACTGTTCCTCATGCTGGAAACCGCATGCCTGGGGGTATTTATGTCGCTGGATCTGTTGCTGTTCTATGTGTTTTTTGAAATTACGCTGGTGGGGATGTATTTTATTATCGTCGGCTGGGGCCACGAAAACGCCAAAAAAGCCGGGGTCATGTTTTTCATTTATACGCTGGTAGGTAGTTTGCTGCTGCTATTGGCCTTTCTGGCGCTTTACCTCAATGCCGATCCGCGAACTTTTGATATGCGTGCGCTTATCGAAAATCCGCCGGTTACCGGCGGGATAGCGGTCTTTACCTTTTGGGCCTTGTTCCTGGCCTTTGCGATCAAAACCCCGCTTTTTCCATTCCATTCCTGGTTGCCTTTGGCGCACACCGAAGCCCCGGCCGCCGGTAGTGCCATACTAGCCGGGATTTTATTGAAGTTGGGCGCTTATGGATTTATCCGTTTTATGCTGCAAATGACGCCGGAAATGTTCCGCGAATTTGCCTGGGTGGTGATGGCCGTGGCGGTTTTCTCGGTGGTGTACGGGGCGCTGGTAGCCATGGCGCAAACCGATCTCAAGCGGATGGTGGCCTATACCAGTATCAACCATATGGGCTACCTCGTATTTGGGGTGGCAGTAGCAGCTGTGGGCAGCGAAAGCGCGGGCATAAGGGGACTGGACGGGGCCACTTTGCAAATGTTTAGCCACGGCATCGTGACCGGCTTGTTGTTCCTGCTCATTGGAGCGATCCAAGACCGGGTGACCACCCGCGAGATACCAGTGCTAAAAGGGTTGTTAAAAAGCTATCCCTTGCTGAGCGGCTTTTTTGTGGTGGCAGCCTTTGCTTCGTTGGGCCTGCCGGGGCTGGCGCATTTCCCGGCAGAATTCCAGATTTTCCTGGGCGGCTTTGAAGATTATCCCTGGGCGGTGGTGATCATGCTGCTGGGGCTGGTGATTATTTCCGCTACGTACGTTAGGTCCATTCAACGCAGTTTTATGGGCGCGGCAGACCGCAATATCCTGAAAATGGTAAAAGATCTAAATGCCCGGGAACTCCTGGCTTTTGTGCCGCTTTTGATCTTAATTATTTTAACGGGAGTTTATCCCGACTGGATTTTAAAATATATTCATGAGACGGTAAAACTCCTAATGTAG
- a CDS encoding NADH-quinone oxidoreductase subunit N, with protein MEQDLLNILPQLIVLATSMLALCFEMLRRATGSLWVLVIGLAAAAGVAISKLGTVTTAFSETFRVDFLSLWAAIILGGAGILSALLMRQELRKTGREGTLSSLVGFSTLGSMILAGAGDMMFLVLGVLISGLTGFGLAAYPKTDKATEGGIKYFIYGSVTGAVMLFMLTFWAGTSGSTLLSALGQPGLEPVLVLLGFAGVLAGLGYSASLFPFHFWTPDVFEGAPVSVAAFVSVTPKIGAFFALAQVMRSLHPEGLDYNLILALLAAFSMTFGNVVALWQKNVLRLMAYSTIAQAGYFLLGVIAINGSELAVSSLVVFSVAYAAMNIGAFAIIQQVGPQILNFEGLARKKPFMAVAMVVFLLSLVGLPPLAGFAGKFLLFGAAIDVGYSWLAIIAILNSVISLAVYLRIINPMFFKKQPVFSSEPSTLLRWVFLSSFAVTVLVGIAVRYFL; from the coding sequence ATGGAACAGGATTTACTCAATATATTGCCCCAGCTTATCGTTTTGGCGACCAGTATGCTGGCACTATGTTTTGAAATGCTGCGCAGGGCCACCGGCAGCTTATGGGTGCTTGTAATAGGGCTGGCCGCCGCGGCAGGCGTGGCCATTTCTAAGCTGGGGACGGTAACCACGGCTTTTTCCGAAACTTTTCGGGTGGATTTTCTGAGTCTGTGGGCCGCGATTATCCTGGGCGGGGCGGGAATACTTTCCGCTTTGTTGATGCGGCAGGAGCTGCGCAAGACCGGCCGGGAGGGTACACTTTCCAGCCTGGTGGGCTTTTCCACGCTGGGTTCTATGATCCTGGCCGGGGCGGGCGATATGATGTTCCTCGTTCTCGGAGTGCTCATCAGCGGACTTACCGGCTTTGGGCTGGCGGCCTACCCAAAAACCGATAAGGCCACGGAAGGAGGTATTAAATATTTCATTTATGGCTCGGTGACCGGTGCGGTAATGCTGTTTATGCTTACCTTTTGGGCGGGAACTTCGGGCAGCACCTTACTTTCCGCACTGGGGCAGCCCGGGCTGGAACCGGTGCTGGTACTGCTTGGGTTTGCTGGGGTGCTTGCGGGATTGGGCTATTCGGCTTCCCTGTTTCCCTTTCATTTCTGGACCCCCGATGTTTTTGAAGGCGCGCCGGTCTCGGTGGCGGCTTTTGTTTCGGTGACCCCAAAAATCGGGGCCTTTTTCGCTTTGGCACAGGTGATGCGTTCCCTGCATCCTGAAGGGCTGGACTACAACCTGATCCTGGCCCTGCTTGCGGCTTTTTCCATGACCTTTGGCAATGTGGTGGCGCTTTGGCAGAAAAACGTGTTACGGCTGATGGCTTATTCTACCATTGCCCAGGCAGGTTATTTCCTGCTCGGGGTTATTGCCATAAACGGAAGCGAGCTGGCCGTTTCTTCCCTGGTGGTTTTTAGCGTGGCCTATGCGGCGATGAACATTGGGGCTTTTGCCATTATCCAGCAGGTAGGGCCACAAATCCTGAATTTTGAAGGCCTGGCCCGTAAAAAACCTTTTATGGCCGTGGCCATGGTTGTGTTTTTGTTGTCGCTGGTAGGCCTTCCGCCGCTAGCGGGATTTGCGGGGAAATTTTTGCTCTTTGGAGCGGCTATAGATGTGGGCTATTCATGGCTGGCCATCATAGCTATTCTTAATAGCGTAATCTCCCTGGCGGTGTACCTGCGCATCATTAATCCGATGTTTTTTAAAAAGCAGCCGGTTTTTTCCTCAGAACCTTCCACCCTGCTCCGGTGGGTATTTTTAAGTAGTTTTGCGGTTACGGTTTTGGTAGGGATTGCGGTTCGGTATTTTCTTTAG
- a CDS encoding NADH-quinone oxidoreductase subunit N, with product MSAQDIMSLLPVVILAGGILFILLLVAVKRDHLTTFAATLLILTASLITVFFTSPETPHVIGELFLIDRFGYYYLALILLATLVVAIFSYLSLRDFFPEKRMEEYYLLLMLATLGSAMMVFSTHFISFFVSLEILSVSLYALIAYYRERTKAIEAGLKYLMLAAMSSSFLLLGMALVYAISGTMAFHSLASISPALSATSNLMLIAGIALMIVGIGFKLAAVPFHMWTPDVYEGASSPISAFIATVSKGSIVALLLRFFILADLYRFEKILWAFTVISILSMLIGNLLALMQNNVKRILAYSSIAHFGYLLVALIAGKEMGPPAATFYLTVYVITILAAFGIISLLSQSQEEATDIEDYRGLFWKRPFLAAAFTVSLLSLAGIPITAGFIGKFFVLTAGVGTAKWLLAFTLVIGSVIGLYYYLQIIVVMMKQEINTVPTARFSKASSLLAGSLALIILTVLMIWIGVYPRWLVDIVNSLG from the coding sequence ATGTCAGCACAAGATATTATGAGTTTGTTACCTGTGGTGATATTGGCCGGGGGGATTCTCTTTATTCTACTTTTAGTAGCAGTAAAGCGAGATCATTTAACGACGTTTGCCGCCACCCTGCTAATATTAACGGCTTCCCTTATCACGGTATTCTTTACCAGTCCGGAAACACCCCATGTGATTGGGGAACTGTTCCTCATTGATCGTTTTGGATATTATTACCTTGCCCTGATCTTGCTGGCTACCCTTGTTGTGGCAATTTTCAGCTACCTCAGTTTGCGGGATTTCTTTCCGGAAAAAAGAATGGAGGAGTACTACCTGTTGCTGATGCTGGCCACCTTGGGTTCGGCGATGATGGTATTCAGCACCCATTTTATTTCATTTTTTGTGAGCCTGGAAATACTCAGCGTTTCGTTATATGCGCTGATAGCCTATTACAGGGAACGCACAAAAGCTATTGAGGCGGGCTTGAAATATTTGATGCTCGCAGCGATGTCTTCCTCTTTTTTATTATTGGGCATGGCGTTGGTCTATGCTATTTCAGGCACCATGGCCTTCCATTCCCTGGCAAGCATAAGCCCGGCCCTAAGTGCCACCTCCAACCTGATGCTAATTGCCGGTATTGCCCTTATGATAGTGGGTATAGGCTTCAAACTGGCCGCTGTCCCCTTCCACATGTGGACGCCCGATGTATATGAAGGCGCTTCTTCCCCCATAAGTGCGTTTATCGCAACGGTGTCCAAGGGCTCTATAGTTGCCTTATTGCTCCGTTTTTTTATACTGGCCGACCTTTACCGGTTTGAAAAAATCTTATGGGCCTTTACGGTCATTTCCATCCTCTCTATGTTGATAGGGAATTTACTGGCCCTGATGCAAAATAATGTAAAGCGTATTCTGGCCTATTCCTCTATTGCCCATTTTGGTTATTTATTGGTGGCCCTTATAGCTGGAAAAGAAATGGGACCCCCGGCGGCTACCTTTTACCTTACGGTATATGTGATCACAATTCTGGCGGCATTTGGTATTATAAGCCTCTTATCCCAATCCCAGGAAGAAGCCACCGATATTGAAGATTACAGGGGCCTGTTCTGGAAAAGGCCTTTTTTGGCTGCTGCATTCACGGTGAGTTTGCTTTCCTTGGCAGGTATCCCGATTACTGCGGGTTTTATAGGGAAATTCTTTGTCTTAACGGCAGGAGTGGGAACAGCGAAGTGGTTGCTTGCCTTTACCTTGGTTATAGGAAGTGTTATAGGCTTATATTATTACTTACAGATAATTGTTGTGATGATGAAACAAGAAATAAACACGGTTCCAACAGCCAGGTTTTCGAAGGCTTCCTCGCTTCTTGCGGGCAGCCTGGCATTGATCATTTTAACGGTATTGATGATTTGGATAGGGGTCTATCCCCGCTGGCTGGTAGATATAGTAAATAGTCTGGGGTGA
- the nuoK gene encoding NADH-quinone oxidoreductase subunit NuoK, whose translation MIELTIVLVTGAVLFGIGLYGALSQTNLVMIMMGIELILGAAMLNLVAFWRYLHPETYSLQMFVLVGMTVMALEAAVGFAIGTQRFRTKGSVEMEEASDMKG comes from the coding sequence ATGATAGAATTGACCATAGTATTAGTAACCGGGGCAGTACTTTTTGGTATAGGTTTGTACGGAGCGTTAAGCCAGACCAACCTGGTGATGATCATGATGGGCATAGAGCTAATACTGGGTGCCGCAATGCTGAACCTAGTGGCTTTCTGGCGCTACCTGCACCCCGAAACCTATTCCCTCCAGATGTTTGTGCTGGTAGGGATGACTGTCATGGCCCTGGAAGCCGCGGTGGGCTTTGCAATAGGAACCCAGCGCTTCCGCACCAAAGGCTCGGTCGAAATGGAAGAAGCGAGCGATATGAAAGGGTGA
- a CDS encoding NADH-quinone oxidoreductase subunit L, translating to MNFESETLNLILIILFPFLAALAGYFFRKGNAWPHLLGAGGSLFSALLLWIKLGKNGTARLEVMRYGEFSSFLFADFTSALLVTVVGVVSFFIFIYAKGYMRHDTGKTWFWPAISLFLMAMQLLVLAGDWFLFITGWEIMGLASFLLIGTWHHKKEARQGATKAFLLTRFSDIGLYAGAFLVIITFGDLAIPASGEMKVPLAASLWLLLAVMGKSAQVPFQDWLSGAMAGPTPVSALLHSATMVGAGALLLIRIFPVLPEQGLDVIAIIGVLTIVLTGITAISSRDIKQMLAASTSSQFGFILLAVGTGFPGAALAHWLAHAFMKSSLFLGAGIFQHARGDTLYEKLKGSGKHLKITFFGFAIAGFALAGIPPLIGYYSKDALLAAYFKDGNGFYMTAALIGVLFTATYVAKALNRLWNGKTQKPEIKGLSLLRSGLLGLVFIVLLGGFFLEKLVLSGDYIFPKDSLSKYLGLGLTFLGLLMGWVYREKWLSERVKKSIGENYPVFGGYQKLIVQPVLWLADVLSDFDRKISVFVQNIGRAGLFFSRKNDILDKWVNRATWAIGISWLIFSKINKIFDDKILKGVENIGYWTLKTGARGKKWQSGMVHKELAISVVALLILIFILTASIFTL from the coding sequence TTGAATTTTGAATCTGAAACCTTGAACCTTATACTCATAATCTTGTTCCCATTTCTCGCTGCCCTTGCCGGTTACTTTTTCCGGAAAGGGAACGCATGGCCGCACCTTTTGGGGGCGGGTGGGTCTTTGTTCTCGGCTTTGCTGTTGTGGATAAAGCTTGGGAAAAATGGAACCGCACGGTTGGAAGTGATGCGGTATGGAGAATTCAGCAGCTTTCTTTTTGCCGATTTCACTTCGGCTCTACTGGTCACAGTGGTGGGGGTCGTAAGCTTCTTTATTTTTATTTATGCCAAAGGCTATATGCGGCACGATACCGGAAAAACCTGGTTCTGGCCGGCCATATCGCTGTTCCTGATGGCCATGCAGCTGTTGGTGCTGGCCGGGGACTGGTTTTTGTTTATCACCGGTTGGGAAATTATGGGGCTGGCATCCTTTCTGCTTATCGGCACCTGGCACCATAAAAAAGAAGCGCGGCAAGGTGCCACCAAAGCCTTTTTACTCACCCGTTTCAGCGATATCGGGCTATATGCGGGGGCATTTCTGGTAATAATCACATTTGGGGATTTAGCTATTCCAGCAAGTGGGGAAATGAAGGTCCCACTGGCGGCTTCGCTCTGGCTCCTGCTCGCGGTAATGGGCAAATCGGCACAGGTGCCTTTTCAGGACTGGCTTTCCGGGGCCATGGCCGGCCCTACCCCGGTATCGGCTTTGCTGCACTCGGCCACGATGGTGGGCGCGGGTGCCCTGCTGCTTATCAGGATTTTTCCGGTCTTGCCAGAGCAAGGGCTGGATGTCATTGCCATAATTGGCGTCCTTACCATAGTTTTAACCGGGATTACCGCCATCAGTTCCCGCGACATCAAGCAAATGCTGGCGGCTTCCACTTCCAGCCAGTTCGGGTTTATCCTGCTGGCGGTGGGCACAGGTTTTCCCGGGGCGGCACTGGCCCATTGGCTGGCCCATGCCTTTATGAAGAGTTCGCTTTTCCTGGGTGCCGGGATTTTCCAGCACGCCCGGGGGGATACCTTATATGAAAAATTAAAAGGTTCAGGAAAACACCTAAAGATCACCTTTTTTGGCTTTGCCATTGCGGGGTTTGCCCTGGCCGGCATCCCACCGCTTATTGGGTATTACTCCAAAGATGCGCTCCTCGCGGCTTATTTTAAAGACGGTAACGGATTTTATATGACCGCAGCTTTGATCGGGGTGTTGTTTACGGCAACGTATGTGGCCAAAGCCCTCAACCGCTTATGGAATGGGAAAACCCAAAAACCTGAAATCAAAGGCTTGTCCCTACTGCGTAGCGGACTGCTGGGACTGGTCTTTATCGTGCTGTTGGGTGGCTTCTTTTTGGAAAAATTGGTACTTTCTGGAGATTATATCTTCCCAAAAGACAGCCTGAGCAAGTACCTGGGACTGGGATTGACGTTTTTGGGCCTGCTCATGGGATGGGTGTACAGGGAAAAGTGGCTTTCGGAAAGGGTCAAAAAAAGCATTGGCGAAAATTACCCCGTTTTCGGCGGTTATCAGAAATTAATCGTGCAACCGGTACTTTGGTTGGCTGATGTATTGAGCGATTTCGACCGGAAAATTTCAGTTTTTGTTCAAAACATAGGTCGTGCGGGACTTTTCTTCAGCAGAAAAAATGATATCCTAGATAAATGGGTAAACCGGGCGACCTGGGCTATTGGCATTTCCTGGCTGATTTTCAGCAAAATCAATAAAATTTTTGATGACAAGATATTAAAAGGGGTTGAGAACATAGGCTACTGGACTCTAAAAACCGGTGCCAGGGGCAAAAAATGGCAATCCGGGATGGTGCACAAGGAGCTGGCCATAAGCGTTGTGGCCCTGCTGATCCTGATCTTTATATTAACCGCAAGCATTTTCACATTATGA